A genome region from Chryseobacterium sp. G0186 includes the following:
- a CDS encoding response regulator transcription factor has protein sequence MNILLVEDDQRISSFLLKGLSEAGHTMTLADSGEKAREILHTYDFDIILMDIMLPGLDGMQLTQIIRFKGNYTPILVLSALNSPDDKIKMLDLGADDYLSKPFHFEELISRIKALTRRNKLSYQKEDQYLSCGNILIDTDLHKVTQNDKEIEFSPTEYKLFTFLMENKNKVLSRTHILHNVWGIDFDSTTNVVDVYISYVRNKIDETEQKIIHTVKGTGYLIKD, from the coding sequence ATGAATATCTTGTTGGTAGAAGACGATCAAAGAATTAGCAGCTTCCTGTTGAAAGGACTTTCCGAAGCCGGTCATACGATGACCCTTGCAGATTCAGGAGAAAAAGCCCGCGAAATTCTTCATACTTATGACTTTGATATTATACTGATGGATATTATGCTTCCGGGATTGGATGGGATGCAGCTTACCCAGATTATACGGTTTAAAGGAAATTATACTCCCATTTTAGTCTTAAGTGCTTTGAACAGTCCCGATGATAAAATTAAAATGCTGGATCTGGGAGCAGATGATTATTTATCCAAACCCTTTCATTTTGAAGAACTGATTTCAAGGATCAAGGCCTTGACCAGACGAAATAAATTGAGCTACCAAAAAGAAGATCAATATCTTTCCTGTGGAAATATTCTCATTGATACAGACCTTCATAAAGTAACTCAAAATGATAAAGAAATTGAATTTTCTCCTACTGAATACAAGCTTTTTACATTTCTTATGGAAAATAAAAACAAGGTGTTGAGCAGAACCCATATTTTGCATAATGTGTGGGGAATAGATTTTGACAGTACAACAAATGTAGTGGATGTTTATATTTCATATGTCCGCAATAAAATTGATGAAACGGAACAAAAAATTATTCATACAGTAAAGGGAACAGGATATTTAATTAAAGACTGA
- the rmuC gene encoding DNA recombination protein RmuC yields the protein MEMTYLIIGCFAGGVLGAIILYFALKSSTVSRSSYDELNNLHIKNKSDLENLNLKVQELNQNLNKEKELNIQQQDLLSDLKNEFAKISAQHSSLNSQFQEQKQMSIKQDFHIESLIAEKQDFFAKNAELSAQNESLQKSLATQKEEISKIQEESKLQFENLANKILEEKTEKFTTLNQNNLKNILEPFQEKITDLKNRVNEAYEKENKERFSLAEKVKELAELNQQISEDAKKLTRALKGESKTQGNWGEMILESILEKSGLVKGREYFLEHELRDEDNKALFSEFSGKKMRPDAVVKYPDERNVIIDSKVSLTAFTELVDETDQEVYMMKLNQHLGSIKNHITQLSQKAYDDYGKSLDFVMMFIPSEPAYIAAMQADQDLWNYAYERRILLLNPSNLITSLKLIADLWKREYQNRNSLEIAERGAKLYDKFVGFVDNLEKVGRNLDLAKNVYNDAYKQLYTGNDNLVIQTQKLKSLGIKNKKDLPPSLIDSSNLVE from the coding sequence ATGGAGATGACTTATTTAATTATTGGATGTTTTGCCGGCGGAGTACTAGGAGCCATTATTTTATATTTTGCATTGAAATCGTCTACGGTTTCAAGGAGTTCCTATGATGAATTGAATAACCTGCATATTAAAAACAAATCAGACCTTGAAAATTTAAATCTGAAGGTTCAGGAGCTGAACCAAAATCTCAATAAAGAAAAAGAACTGAATATTCAACAGCAGGATCTTCTGAGTGATCTGAAAAATGAGTTTGCAAAAATCTCTGCTCAACATTCTTCCTTGAACAGCCAATTTCAGGAGCAAAAGCAAATGAGTATAAAACAGGATTTCCACATAGAATCGCTCATTGCTGAGAAACAGGATTTCTTTGCTAAAAATGCTGAGCTTTCTGCACAGAACGAAAGTCTTCAAAAATCTCTTGCTACCCAAAAGGAAGAAATCTCCAAAATACAGGAAGAATCCAAATTGCAGTTTGAAAATCTTGCCAATAAAATTCTGGAGGAAAAAACGGAGAAATTTACCACACTGAATCAAAATAATTTAAAAAATATTCTTGAACCATTTCAGGAGAAAATTACTGATCTTAAAAACAGGGTAAACGAAGCCTACGAAAAGGAAAATAAAGAAAGATTCTCCCTCGCTGAAAAAGTAAAAGAACTGGCAGAACTAAACCAGCAGATTTCCGAAGATGCCAAAAAACTAACAAGAGCCCTGAAAGGAGAAAGCAAAACCCAAGGAAACTGGGGTGAAATGATCCTGGAAAGCATCCTTGAAAAATCAGGATTGGTAAAAGGACGGGAATATTTTCTGGAACATGAACTGCGTGATGAAGATAACAAAGCTTTATTCTCTGAATTTTCCGGCAAAAAAATGCGTCCGGATGCAGTGGTAAAATACCCCGATGAAAGAAATGTCATCATCGATTCTAAAGTTTCCCTGACTGCTTTTACAGAATTGGTAGACGAGACAGATCAGGAAGTTTATATGATGAAGCTTAATCAGCATTTGGGTTCCATCAAAAACCATATTACACAGCTCAGCCAAAAAGCTTATGATGATTATGGAAAGTCTCTTGATTTTGTGATGATGTTTATCCCAAGCGAACCTGCCTATATTGCAGCAATGCAGGCTGATCAGGATCTTTGGAACTATGCTTATGAAAGAAGAATTCTTCTGCTAAACCCCAGCAACCTGATTACTTCCCTGAAACTGATTGCAGATCTTTGGAAACGTGAATACCAAAACCGAAATTCTTTGGAAATTGCCGAGCGCGGTGCCAAACTCTATGATAAATTTGTTGGGTTTGTGGATAACCTCGAAAAAGTGGGAAGAAATCTCGACCTTGCTAAAAATGTATACAATGATGCCTATAAACAGCTTTACACAGGAAATGACAACCTCGTCATTCAGACTCAGAAACTGAAATCACTGGGAATCAAAAACAAAAAGGACTTGCCACCAAGCCTTATAGACAGCAGTAATTTAGTAGAATAA
- a CDS encoding sensor histidine kinase: MTLRNRFTLISSLSFGIVSIITSAVIFFAYYDSTKIFYFEKLRNTALISAIYYLEKDELPKDRHAQIKKEYNHLIQNNKVAVYDRDNKVTFGHNLHDKNIKPFHLQAARNNKRTEFMSDNQFYYGIFYPDNQGDFVVFVKSPNDSFQSQIWRLAIIMLSVLLIGLLAIYFLSRYLSKVVYKPISNVVERINTVDYNNISTAITSTNTNDEIDELIRSYNKLLGRISENVLLQQNFINYVSHEFKTPLAAISGNLEVFAQKDRTPEEYKKVAKESLENVYEIENILNNLLLMSGMSKLETAHQQVRVDELIWKIYEKLEPKAKENQSNIKIQLLVTKPDLLEFPGNETLLYLALYNIVENAIKYSYGRPVVITLSEKEYQLNIEVKDQGKGIHSDDLVKITETFYRGKNVDTIKGSGIGLSLSKSIFDHHYIVMKIDSVVNVGTSVLLVFPQNT, from the coding sequence ATGACTCTTAGGAACAGGTTTACTCTTATTTCAAGCCTTTCATTCGGCATTGTTTCTATCATTACTTCTGCGGTGATATTTTTTGCCTATTACGATAGCACAAAGATTTTTTATTTTGAAAAACTTAGGAATACGGCCTTAATTTCGGCTATTTATTATCTTGAAAAGGACGAATTGCCAAAGGATAGACACGCCCAGATCAAGAAAGAGTATAACCATCTTATTCAGAATAATAAGGTAGCTGTTTATGACAGAGATAATAAGGTCACGTTTGGGCATAATCTGCATGATAAGAATATCAAACCCTTTCACTTACAGGCTGCAAGAAATAATAAGAGAACGGAATTTATGTCTGATAATCAATTCTACTATGGGATTTTTTATCCGGATAATCAGGGAGACTTTGTTGTGTTTGTAAAATCGCCCAATGATTCATTTCAGTCTCAGATATGGAGGCTTGCCATTATTATGCTTTCTGTCCTTCTTATCGGATTGCTTGCGATTTATTTTTTAAGCAGATATCTTTCAAAAGTTGTATATAAACCGATTTCCAATGTAGTAGAGCGGATCAATACCGTAGATTATAATAATATTTCTACGGCAATTACTTCTACCAATACGAATGATGAGATTGATGAGCTGATAAGATCCTACAATAAATTATTAGGACGTATTTCTGAAAATGTACTGTTACAGCAGAATTTCATCAATTATGTTTCGCATGAATTTAAGACTCCGCTGGCAGCTATTTCCGGAAACCTGGAAGTATTTGCCCAAAAAGACAGGACTCCGGAAGAATATAAGAAAGTAGCCAAGGAATCTTTGGAGAATGTGTATGAGATTGAAAATATTCTCAATAACCTTCTTCTGATGTCGGGGATGAGCAAACTTGAAACTGCCCACCAACAGGTGAGGGTAGATGAGCTGATCTGGAAGATTTATGAAAAACTGGAACCTAAGGCCAAGGAAAACCAGTCCAATATTAAAATACAGCTTCTGGTTACAAAACCTGATCTGCTTGAGTTCCCCGGAAATGAAACCCTTTTGTATTTAGCATTGTATAATATTGTAGAAAATGCAATCAAGTATTCTTACGGGCGACCCGTTGTTATTACCTTATCTGAAAAAGAGTACCAGCTGAATATTGAAGTAAAAGATCAGGGTAAAGGGATCCATTCCGATGATCTTGTAAAAATCACTGAAACATTCTACAGGGGAAAAAATGTGGATACTATTAAAGGA
- a CDS encoding CPBP family intramembrane glutamic endopeptidase: MSKNIRFFSIFIIGFSIYYFFDLFYFKDIQSFSKGVFHSKAIAHVIAYTITLLPLIITLKVLFPKKIILDLFSINKSVMKGFLPTFMATFPMVIGYYIHFAIIKTINVESLFINTISSAFFEEIIFRSFLFGTLYRFTRLGFLSSVLLGSLLFAQIHLYQSQNTMELIEIFAITFLGSILFAWVYMEMDFNLWAAIFLHFFMNLYWEIFNVSENVSGNLYGNIYKFVSIILLIGIVIYHKRKNKIPFQITWKNLFIKTREVQS, translated from the coding sequence ATGAGTAAAAACATCCGTTTCTTTTCAATCTTTATCATTGGATTTTCTATCTATTATTTCTTTGACCTATTTTATTTTAAAGACATCCAGTCTTTTTCAAAAGGAGTATTTCACAGCAAAGCCATAGCCCATGTTATTGCCTATACTATTACCTTACTTCCTTTAATTATTACCCTAAAAGTTTTATTCCCTAAAAAGATTATTCTCGATTTATTTTCCATAAATAAATCAGTGATGAAAGGTTTTCTCCCAACTTTCATGGCAACATTTCCGATGGTAATCGGATATTATATCCATTTTGCAATCATTAAGACCATCAACGTTGAATCATTGTTCATCAATACCATTTCCTCCGCTTTTTTTGAAGAAATTATTTTCAGGTCATTCCTTTTCGGAACATTGTACAGATTTACCAGATTAGGTTTTCTATCGTCTGTATTGCTGGGATCATTACTCTTTGCACAGATTCATTTATATCAAAGTCAGAATACAATGGAACTTATTGAAATATTCGCCATTACATTTTTGGGATCCATATTATTCGCCTGGGTTTATATGGAAATGGATTTTAATCTTTGGGCTGCTATATTTCTGCATTTTTTCATGAACCTGTATTGGGAAATTTTCAATGTCTCAGAAAATGTTTCCGGAAATCTTTATGGAAACATCTATAAATTTGTATCCATCATTCTCCTCATAGGAATCGTTATTTACCATAAAAGGAAAAATAAAATTCCATTTCAGATCACCTGGAAAAACCTTTTTATAAAAACGAGGGAAGTTCAATCATAA
- a CDS encoding 5-formyltetrahydrofolate cyclo-ligase, translating into MLKAELRKKYMQKRKALSSDEAFLLSEKIFENFIAYFNPTALEKIHVFIPILAKNEIDTQIFIQYFLKHNIRVFVPKIVADQLISIEIFEDSQFETSSWGISEPVSNEDSGEHYFHYVITPLLYCDKKGNRVGYGKGFYDGLFQSVSSETKKIGVNYFDPDESIDDVWENDIPLDYLVTPTEVLSFLMGLE; encoded by the coding sequence ATGCTAAAAGCTGAGCTTAGAAAAAAATATATGCAAAAAAGAAAAGCCTTGTCTTCTGATGAGGCTTTCTTGTTATCTGAAAAGATTTTCGAAAACTTCATTGCTTATTTCAATCCAACAGCGTTGGAAAAAATACATGTTTTCATTCCGATATTGGCGAAAAATGAAATAGATACCCAAATCTTCATTCAATATTTTTTAAAGCACAATATCCGTGTATTTGTGCCTAAAATTGTAGCGGATCAACTTATCAGCATTGAAATCTTTGAGGATTCCCAATTCGAAACAAGCAGTTGGGGGATCTCAGAACCCGTTTCCAATGAGGATTCCGGTGAGCATTATTTCCATTATGTAATTACCCCTCTTTTGTATTGTGATAAAAAAGGGAACAGAGTAGGATATGGAAAAGGATTCTATGACGGACTTTTTCAAAGTGTATCATCTGAGACAAAAAAAATCGGAGTCAATTACTTTGACCCCGATGAATCTATCGATGATGTCTGGGAAAATGATATTCCTCTGGACTATTTGGTTACTCCTACCGAAGTACTATCTTTTTTAATGGGTTTAGAATAA
- a CDS encoding LytTR family DNA-binding domain-containing protein, whose protein sequence is MLFLAPYSYPKSKSVKEILISSLAAGILVYLFLIIFQPFGTENFHHPYKYIILFPYTLIFGVSFFISDIIASRFKDWSVGSELLKIFIILLLGSILSYFYNIFFISHVKPSLENYGYMLLYSLAVGIPISAIYMLSRYIYLKNIHENIARDIAPKLMMNNTVHSKDKIINISASNIELTVSEDDFLCAQSMENYCTLYFSENNKIKKLLVRISLSSVLKQIETDSIKKCHRSYIVNLRKVNNLKGNAQGYKLNLPEIDFDIPVSRSFISIIIPQLQKFKK, encoded by the coding sequence ATGCTTTTCCTTGCCCCTTATTCATACCCGAAATCAAAATCAGTAAAAGAGATCCTGATATCCTCTTTGGCAGCGGGAATCCTGGTTTACCTTTTTCTTATTATATTTCAGCCTTTCGGTACGGAAAACTTTCATCATCCTTATAAATACATTATTCTTTTTCCCTACACCCTTATTTTTGGGGTTTCATTTTTTATTTCAGACATCATTGCTTCCCGATTCAAAGACTGGAGTGTTGGCTCAGAGCTGTTAAAAATTTTCATCATTTTGCTGCTTGGATCCATCCTGTCTTATTTTTACAACATCTTCTTCATAAGCCATGTAAAACCTAGCCTTGAAAATTATGGTTACATGCTTCTCTACTCTTTAGCCGTAGGCATTCCCATTTCTGCTATTTATATGCTGTCAAGATATATTTATTTAAAAAATATTCATGAAAATATAGCCCGCGACATCGCTCCAAAGCTGATGATGAATAATACAGTACATTCAAAAGATAAAATCATAAACATATCCGCCAGCAATATAGAACTGACAGTGAGCGAGGATGATTTTCTGTGTGCCCAATCGATGGAAAACTATTGTACCTTATATTTTTCAGAGAATAATAAAATAAAAAAACTCTTAGTCAGGATAAGTTTATCCAGTGTTTTAAAACAAATAGAAACAGATTCTATTAAAAAGTGTCACCGTTCCTACATTGTTAATCTCAGAAAAGTAAACAATTTGAAAGGAAATGCTCAGGGCTACAAATTAAATCTGCCGGAAATAGACTTTGATATTCCTGTTTCGAGAAGTTTTATTTCTATTATTATTCCTCAATTACAGAAATTTAAAAAGTAG
- a CDS encoding TrmH family RNA methyltransferase produces the protein MLIESFQNEKVKNVTKLLTDNRFRKKSKVFVVEGQQENERAIQYDFEPLEFFICENIFKGNIPGGKIHYVNDKVYEKIAYRGSSEGIIGVYKAKEMPLASYTPKDNSTVIIVEGVEKPGNLGAILRSCEAFGVDALIVADGKTDFYNPNVIRSSVGCLFGMEVYQAENEETLEFLEKNNFNIYTTLMDESAEDLYKRDFKQRSAVLFGTEHSGLSDFWMGKGKNTLIPMAGSIDSLNLSNAVAITCYESLRQKKG, from the coding sequence ATGTTGATAGAAAGTTTTCAAAACGAAAAAGTAAAAAATGTCACTAAGCTTCTTACTGACAACAGATTCCGTAAAAAATCAAAGGTTTTTGTCGTGGAAGGACAGCAGGAAAATGAAAGAGCAATACAGTATGACTTTGAGCCATTGGAGTTTTTTATCTGTGAAAATATCTTCAAGGGAAACATTCCCGGTGGAAAAATACATTATGTAAACGACAAGGTTTATGAAAAAATAGCCTACAGAGGAAGCTCAGAAGGGATTATTGGGGTATATAAAGCAAAAGAAATGCCTCTTGCCTCTTATACTCCCAAGGACAATTCCACAGTAATTATAGTGGAAGGGGTAGAAAAACCGGGTAATCTTGGTGCTATTTTAAGAAGTTGTGAAGCCTTTGGGGTTGATGCTTTAATTGTAGCAGACGGTAAAACTGACTTTTATAATCCGAATGTCATCAGATCCAGTGTAGGATGCCTTTTCGGGATGGAGGTATATCAGGCAGAAAACGAGGAAACCCTGGAATTTCTTGAGAAAAACAACTTCAATATCTACACAACCCTTATGGATGAAAGTGCCGAAGATCTTTATAAAAGAGATTTCAAGCAGCGTTCTGCGGTATTATTTGGGACAGAACATTCTGGATTAAGTGATTTCTGGATGGGAAAGGGAAAAAATACACTGATCCCGATGGCCGGAAGTATTGATTCATTGAATTTAAGTAATGCTGTAGCGATTACCTGTTATGAATCCCTACGACAAAAGAAAGGATAA